GACCAGTTCGTCTTTCGTTGCGTTTGCCGCCGTTTCAGCCGTCATGAGGCCTTTCTCAACGCCTTTCCTCCGGAGTTTCTCGGGATCGATGCCGGCACCGTCGTCCTCGATCTCGATGATGACGTTGTCCTTGTCCCTCCTTGCCATCAGCCGCAGCGATCCTTTCGGGGGTTTACCGCTGGATTCCCGGACATCCGGCGTCTCGATGCCGTGGTTCACGGCGTTCCTGATGAGGTGCAGGAGCGGGTCGGAGAGCCCGTCCATCATGCTGCGATCGAGTTCGGTCTCGCCGCCCTCGATGGTGAACTCGACCTCTTTCCCGTCATGGTTCGCAACGTCCCGCACGACCCGAGGAAGGCGGTTGAAGATACGTTCGAGCGGCATCATCCGGATCCCCATCATGAGGTTCTGAAGATCGGAGACCGAACGGCCGACCATGGAGAGCGCCTCGTCGAACTCCTTGATGCCGTGCTTCTTCGCGATCAGTTCGAGCCGCCCGCGGTTGATGACCAGATCCTCCACCAGGTTCATCATCCGGTCGAGCCGCTGGATATCGACGCGGATATTCTTGATCTCCCGGCTCTTCTCGGCTTTCATCACCCGCTGCACCTGTGGTTCCGGAGCCGGTTCGGATTTTTGGGTCCCTTCGCTCGCGGCCGGGGGTATTACGGCCGGAGTCGTCGGCAGCGACTGCGGTCTGGAGAGAGCAAGAAACGAGAGTTCCGTGCCGGAAGCGATTGTCATGAGCGCGTCCTCTCCCGCCTCGCTCTCGATAAGAATCTCGAACGGCCCCTCGAACTTCCCGTCCTCGAGAAGTTCCCGTGAGGGGGTCGTCGCGTGGATCGTCCCGATCTCTTCCAGGTTCTGCAGGAGCAGTATCGCCCGAACGTCCTTCATGGTGCTGGACGGGTCGACGGCAACCGTCAGCGTATACAGCGGGCGATCGTCGGCGTCTCCTTCTGGTGCTGAAGGAGCCTCGGCCGGGGGCGCCTCACCGGGAGGTGGTTCCTGCTCGTCTTCCCCCTCTTCTTCGGCAAACACCAGGAGTTCCTGAACCAGAGTTGCGGACTGCTCGTCGGACGGCATCCCTCCTGCCTCGATGGCATCCAGCATCCCCTCGATAGCATCGGTACAGGTGAGCAGAAGATCGGTGAGCGACGCGGTCACCTCGCGCCGCCCGTTCCTGATGAGGGAGAATACGTCTTCCATCGAGTGGCAGAGATGCTCCATTGCGTCAAAGCCCATCGATGCAGACATCCCCTTGAGCGTATGTGCGGACCGGAAGATCTCGTCGATGGCTGCCTGCTGGTCGTCCCCGGTCTCAAGGGCAAGAAGGTTGTTCACGATGTTCTCGTGATTCTCCCGCGACTCCTCAACAAACAGCTTCCGATACCCCTCTTCATCAAACATGATTCACCTCGAGTTTTCCGACTGCTCTCGCGATCTCGCGTGCGAGACCCTCGAACGGAACCACCTTGTCGACGCAGTCCCTGGTGAGAGCGGAGCGTGCCATCCCGTATACGAGACAGTCCTCTTCGGCGCATACCATCGTTTTGCCGCCTGCAGTCTTCACCGCGAGCATTCCCTCGCCGCCGTCGTTCCCCATCCCCGAGAGGAGCACGGCAACGGTGCGCGGGCCGAATACGCGTGCTGCAGAGGCAAATGTCTTGTCGACGGCAGGCCGAACCGCGTGCAGGCGGGGGGCGGTCGAGTGGATGATTCGCCCGTGGTTCTTCCCGTTGCCCGATGCGACTCCTGAGATGACGGTATGGAATCCGGCCTTTGAGATCAGGACGGTTCCGGTATCGAGGCTGTCTCCGTTCCCGGTCTCTTTGACGGGGAGAGCAGAGACTCTGTTCAGGCGCTCGGCGAGCGATGCGGTGAACCCCTCGGGCATGTGCTGGGTGACGACGACCGCCGCGGGCAGGTCCTGCGGAAGCGCGGAGAGGAGCGTGTCGAGCATCGGTGGGCCCCCGGCAGAAGAACCTATCAGAACGATTGCATCCGCCTCATCCCGTCTGACTTCGGTGGATTTTACGATCGTGGGGAGCGTGACAAGGTTCCTGATCTTCTGGATGAGTTCTCTCTCGATGCCCCTGACGTTCGGAACGTCCCTCGGTTTGAGCATGAAGTCGTCCGCCCCGAGCCGCAGCGCCTGGTGGGTCATATCGGCCTGGCGGGACGTCAGGGTGCTCAGGACGATCACTTTCGGTTTCGCGCGGACATCCTGAAGCGCCTCGAGCGTCTCAAGGCCGTTCATCCGGGGCATCTCGATGTCGAGCGTGACGACGTCGGGTTTTAGAGCGGATATCTTTTCGAGGGCATCGATGCCGTTGACCGCCGTTCCGACCACTTCAATATCCGGACTGTCTTTGAGTAGATCCCGGAGTATCGTACGGATGAAAAGCGAGTCGTCGACGATCAGAACCCGTATCATGGTTACGCACTGAGGACGTTCTTGACTTCTTCGAGAACTTTCGGAGCCTGGAACGGTTTGACGATGTAGCCTCGTGCACCGCTCTTGACGGCAAGTTTGACCATCTGCTCCTGGCCGACCGCCGTACACATGACGATTTTTGCTGCCGGATCGGCCGCTTTGATGGCCTTGAGCGCCTCGATCCCGTTCATCTTCGGCATGACCACGTCCATCGTGACGAGGTCGGGCTTGAGTTCCTGATATTTGGCGAGGGCCTCCGCCCCGTCCGCTGCCTCACCGACGATGTCGTGCCCGCCGGAGAAGAGGATATTCTTCAGCAACGTTCTCATAAACATTGTATCATCGACGATTAGGATTCTCCCCATCGAACACCACTCTTTGAATATTTGATAAAAAAGTTATATATGTCTTCTTATTTTGAAGAAATAAAGTTTTTAATCCAATGGAGATTTTACAGACTCTGAGATGTATCTTACACCTTTCGGGGTTAGTTGCACTTCCTTCCTGACGTAGAGCACTTCGGCGAGTCCTGAGCCGAGGAGATTCTCGTAGATGGCGTCGAGTTCTTTGTGCGAGAGTTTCAGCATGTTCTCGATGGCGCTTGAGTCCATCCCGCTGTACACGAGCATGGCCACCTGCCCTGTCAGGGGATCGATCTCCTCGCGGGTCTCGGTATCGTGTGTCGCCTCTTTGAGGAAGTTGTAGAGAACCTGGAGCGTCGTCAGCGGGCAGAGGACGAAGCTCGTCACAAGTTCGTTCTCGATCAGGTGATCGATCTTCACGACGTCGAGATTCTTCTCCTGGATCTCCCTGGACGTAAGTTCGATGCCGGTCACCTCTTCGAGCGGGATGCAGACCTGCTTCTCCGGGCTCGTGAACCAGATCCCGGTCTTCATGACGGTGATCGCGCCCTTCTCCCATTGGGCGTTCTGGACGAGCACCCCCCCACGGATTGCGGGCGACATGAAGAAAGCGTTCAGCCGGTAGGCGCTGGCCTGGGTGATGATGAACTTCTTTAAGACCAGGAGGACCTTCTCGACCGATGCGATACGGTAAACGGCTTCTCCGTCTGCCCCGACGGTAATGAGCACCTGGTTCTTCTTCTCCTCGAGATCGACCACGGACTTGTAAGGGATCTCCTGATTAAGAGGGGCATCAATGCGGAAACGGTCCTCAGCGATACCCATCGTCGTCGGGACCCACTTGCCTTCGTGCTCGACCTTTACCGGAACCGATTTCATCCTTTCCTCCCCTACCTCCCTGTATTACTATACTCTGCGTGATGCTATCATCATTGTGATTTCATTGTCGTGAGGATATCCTCGAGTTCCGCCGCCAGGTCCTTCGCATGGAACCTCTCTCCTTTCAGTTCGCGAACCAGGCTGACATCCTCCACGAAATCCTTCTTCTTGGCATCGGCTTTGAGTGCGGTGATCAGGTCGTCCTCGACCGCGCCGCCGGCCGCAAAGGAGACCATGTCGAAGTCTTCTTTCGTCTCCTCCGCTATATCCCCGAAGATGTCTTCTTCCGGGACAGATTCTGCAGCGTCGATCTCCTCTTCTTCCTCTTCTTCGCCCTCGATCTCGATCTCGTCGAGATCCAGTTCGTCAAGCGCGGAGAGTTCTTCGCTCAGCGCGCTCATGTCCGGCATGCCGTCGTCTCCGGACAGTTCCGGGATGCTCGCTGCTACCGGCGGGAGGGCTGCGTCGGGTTCGCCGGCGCCTCCGCCAAGGTTGATACCGGCCGGGAGATCGAAGTCGTCGAGTTCGTCCTCGTGCGACTTGAGGATGTCCGATATGGCATCCGCATCCTCTGCCGAGAGAAGAGAGATCTGATCGGGATCAAATATCGTCCCCTGACCTGACGCTTCGCCGTCGAGGTCAAGATCCTCCAGCGAGTCGATGTCGAGGTCCGCAAGTGAAGCAAGGGGGTCGTTAGTATTCCCGCTGGCCTTCGGGGGCACCGGGGTGATGGACTGATCGGGAACCGCGCCCTCGACCGCCTGATCGAGCATGGCATCGATCTTCTGGATGTTGCTCTTCTTCTCCCCCTCAGGAGCGCGGGCGTGCGCGATCGCTTCCATGACCGATGCCTTGAAGGTTCCGAGCATACCGGAGATGCCGGGGAGGGTGATCCTGGAGGACGCGCTCTCTGCCGGTGCATCTGATTTTGCTGTCTTCGGCAGGTCGGGTTCTTCCTTCTTCTTTCCGCGCTCCCGGAACGCGGCGCGCAGCCTCGACGGTTTCAACTCCGCGAGATCGAGCGCCCCGGTGACGATGAGCGCGAGGAACCCTGCGAGCACGGTGCCCGCGACGATGATCTCGGTGGTGGCGTCGAAGATGATGATCACGGAGCCTGTACCGACGGTGATCAGAAACAAGAGCGGACGACGTAGACTTTCTCTCAACATCACACCTCCACGAATGCCGGAATGTTAAAGAATGCGCTCACCATGATCGGTGCAATGATGTAGACGGCACCGGTTGCCACGCAGAGCAGGCTTGTGAAGAAGTAGTACAGGTATCGGTCGCCGCCCATGACAATCTTTCCTGCCAGTACATTTGCAACGGTCAGCATTAAGAGGATCGTCACCACGTAGGTTCGCATTACGTCTTCGGGGAAGTTCACGAAGATGTTCAGGGACGTTGCCATGGAGCCGCCGAGCGAGGACGTTCCTCCCGTGAGTGCTGCTGAGGTCTCCTCGAAATGGCTCATCACCTCCGTCACGGCGCGGGACATCGAGAGGAGAATCTCGAAGAGGAAGACGAAGATGCCGATCATCGCTCCGTGCATCGGCACGAGCAGGACGATAAACCCCTTCACCATCATGTCGCGCTTCCTCCTGAGCAACACCTGTTCGAGCATCGATGAACCGACGATCTTTCCGATCGCGTCGGGCGATCCGCCGAGAGCCACCGCGTCGCGGAAGATGTTCATGTACTTGTAGACCAGGTAACTGCCGGTCTCCCCGATGAACTTCTTCCAGCTCCCGGCTTCGTCGAGCCCGAGGTTCAGCTTCGTCGAGACCGAGTTGATGAACGGTTCTAAGTGGACGAGCGACTTCCTGTCGACCTCCTGGAGCGCGTCGCCGGTGGTGATGCCTTTGCCGCCCATGATCGACCCGAGGCCCCGGATGAACGTGGAGAAGTCGTTGTCGCGGTTGACGACGTTCGCGTCGTCGATGTAGCCGATGACCCCGAGCGGCATCAGGAGCAGGCCGACAAGCAGGAAGATGATGCCCGCGTTGGCGCCGGCGAGGATGAGCATCAGCCCGATTGCCGCGGTTATCGGCAGGATCAGGCGTTCCAGCCGCCGGATGAGGGCCTGTTCTCGCGAGCAGATCTCGACAAGGCCGTGCGTGCGGGGGTCGTCGGGGACGGCCTGGTACATGATAAAGAGGCCGAAGACCGATATTGCGAGGATGATGAAGTAGGATGAGTTCAGCGCCGATTCGATCCCGTCGGGAGCATAGATGGCCACCGAGATCATGATGATGATCGCGACGAGCGCTCCCGAGAGGAGCATCGCGATGTAGGCGTCGCCCCACTTCTTCAGGAGTTCGATCCCCTGCTCGAACGAGTTCCGGTAGATGCTCCGGATGCTCGAGAGTTCCGTGCCGATGAAATCGTCGTCCGGGACACCGGAGTCGATGGAGTTGGCGTAGCGGTTGAGCATGCTCTGGAGGGTTCCGTTCCGGCACCGCTCCGCGACCGCCCGGAGGGCATTGGAGTAGTTCTGGCCCCACCCGCTGACGAGGCGCTGCACCTTTGCTATGTAGCGCGACGGGATGTACTCGAACCGCTCGGCGGTGTACTGGAAGATCTCGGGTCTGGTCACGGTCGATGTGGTGATCGCGGCCATGTAGGTGTACATGAGGAGCAGATCCTGCTCCATCTTCTTGTTCTCGAGGATGGTGGAGCGGAGATCGCCGAGAATTTTCGCCTGCTCCTCGAACGGGATCTTCCCCTGGTTTGCCGCCCGCAGCCGTTCGGTCACATCCTCAAACAACGCCTACACCTCGATGTTGAGCAGTCCCTGCTTCTTGATCTTCGTGGTCATGTGGAAGAGATCCCAGAACTGGGTGTATCCCGCTTTGTGAAGCCGCTCAAGGATTTTCGCGCGTTTGTCGACCTCATCGTAGATGTCGGCCCGCCGGTTCTCGGGGATGCCGAGCATCGTTGCGATCTTGTTCTCGAGGAGGAAACTGCTTCCTCTCCCGGTGAAGGTGAAGGCGTCGGTAGCGGGGTCCCAGACGAACGCCGCCATGAAGGAGAACCCCTGCGTCTCGGGATCGTAGCCCACGAGTTCGTTGACGCTGAGCATCCGCCGCACGGTCCCCCCATGGGGGAGTTTCACGGCGCTCTGGATGATGACCAGGTTTAAGTTGTCGACGTAGGTCTTCGGGATATTGATCGGGTCGCCGCAGAGACGCTGGATCAGTTTTTCGACCGACGCTGCGTGGAAGGTGCTCATCACCGGGTGACCGGTCTGCATTGCGGAGAAGGCGACGGACCCTTCCACACCACGGATCTCACCGACCAGGATCTGGTTCGGACGCTGACGCAGCGCAGCTTTGAGGAGATCGAACATCGTGACCTCCGAGCCTTCTCCTTCGCCCTTTCCTTTGGCTTTTGCGACCTCGCGTGTCCAGTTTCTGTGGGGGACGGTCAGTTCCGGGGTATCCTCGATGGTGACGATCTTGTTCTCGGGCGGGAGGAAGGTCGTGAGGGCGTTCAAGGTGGTCGTCTTGCCGCTTGCGGTCTCGCCGGAGACGAACATCGACATCCCGTATTCGAGGCAGATCCAGAGGTAGGCGGCCATCATGTAGTCGCACGCCCCGCTCTCGATCACCTGCAGGATGCTCAGGGGGACCTCGTTCACCTTACGGATGGTGAAGTTGCTGCCGTGCTTGCTGATCTCGGTTCCGTAGACGATGTTGATACGCGAGCCGTCGGGGAGGGTCGAGTCCACGATGGGGTTCCTGTAGGTCAACGGCTGTTTGATCCGCTCGGCGAGTTTGATGACGAAGTTGTCGAGTTCCTGGGAGTCTCGAAACCCGATGACCGACTTCAGCCCTTTGAAGATCTTGTGCTCGATGAAGATCGGCCCGACGCCGTCGCAGGTGATATCCTCGATATACCTGTCGGAGAGAAACGGTTTGAGCGTCCCCATCTCGATCTTGTCGCGAATTATCATGTACTCGAGCGCCTTGTACTCCTGCTGCGTGAGGATGATCCGCCCGTCGGCAAGTTCCTGGCGCCCCGAAGTTTGCGGTCGCTTCGGCGCGCCGATCTCCGAGGTGAGGAAGGTTCTGATCCGGACCGCGAGATCCTTTGCCGTTCCGCCGGCAAGCAGGGATTCGTCGATCTCCTCACCCGGCCGTTTGACGTAGACGAGTTGCTGGATGAAGTTCTTCAGCACCCCGACCCGTGCCTGCTGGGTCACCGGCTCTTCATCGAGGGCGTCGATCAGATCGATCAGTTTCTCCTCGATCACCGGGAGGATCTCTTTGACGGAGTGCAGGAACGACGGCTCGATCGGGATGTACCAGTTCCGGACATCGTTTGGGTCGGGGAAGATATGGATGAACGTCGTCTCGTTCACCGGGTAGATGATGTTCGGGTTCTCCATCGATTTCAAGTCCCGCTTCAGCTCCGAGAGGAAGAGCGGGATGCCGACGGTGTTGACCGGCAGGATGTGGAGATACTCGAGGAGGTGGGGGCTTGCCTTGACGTAGTCGCGGGCGTTTGCCGGGAGCATCCGGTAGAGTGCGCAGGACTCCACGTTGTTGTAGCAGTCGTTCCCCTCGTCGATGAACTCGGGCTCGAAGGGGAGGGTGACCGTTGCTTCCAGCGCCGATCCCATCTCTCACACCTTCGCGACCGAGACGGGGATGATCTTGATGCCGTACCCGGGGTGAACCTCGAAACTGATGATGTTACCCGTAGTCTTTCGTGCGCCGCGAACCTTGACGACCTCGAGCATCATGACGTATTTGCCCCCGACGAGCGCCTTCTTCATGAAGAGGTGAGCGTCGCAGATCGAACGAATCCGGACGAGGGAGTCTTCGACGAAGGCGTAGGTGTGGAGGGTTACGAGGATGGTCTTGCCGTGGTCGACGAGGTTCTTGCAGTTCGTGAAGAACGTAAGGACCGTGTCCTGCTTGGCGTACTCGGTGAAGAGGGTGAGCGAGTCGATGACGATCACCTGTGCTTTGCTCTGCTCCATGAAGGTGATCATCCGCTCGAGCGTTCCCTGCATCTTCTCTTTCGTCCACTCGAACCCGACGACGTGCATGGGAAAGACCCGGAGGTAGCCCCAGGCGAAGTAGTCGGAGACATCGAGGCTCATCGACTCCATCTGGGTGAGGAAACTCTTGCTCGTGTTCTCGGTCGAGAAGAGGTCGACGTTGAACCCCTGCTTCAAGGCGCCCCAGATGATCTGCTGGGTGAGCACGCTCTTGCCGGTGTCGTTCTCGCCCTCGATGAGGCTGAGCGACCCGAGGGGGAGGCCGTCGGCGATCTTCTTGTCGAGTTCGGAGTTCCCGGTCGAGAGGATCGTCTGGTCGGGCATCTCGAAGGGACTGCTGTTTTCGTCGTCGCTCATAGCCATACTAGTCACCTGTGGTTATGTATGCCGAACTGGAGACCCCGTTTGGCGTGACGACCTGAACCCACGTGAGGTTGGCGTCCTCCGTGCAGGTGACGGAGAGGGTGAGGGTCTCGCCGGGGTCGAGCTCGGCCGGGTGTATCCCGTCGGGAGTTATGTTCACCTTGCTCCAGTGGCAGGCGTCGGTGCCGTAGGGGATGTAGACCGGTTCGCCCTCGATCTGGAGGTAGACGTCGATGGACGTGACGTCGATGACCGGTTCGCTCCCGGTGTTCTTCACCTCGACGGAGAGGGTCGGGCCGTCGAGGGTCGTGTTCTGGACTGCGATCGCCGTCCGCATCCGAACCTCCTGGTAGGAGGCGAGATTGCTCTGCGCTTCGACCATCACTTCGGTGGTGGTGAGGGTGCCGCCTATCAGGATGTAGGCGGTGACGACCAGGAGGAAGATGCCGATTCCGGATGCAACGAGGGGTCCCGCACTCATGGTCAATCACTCGCGGTGAAGGTGGTCGACCGGGAGAGACCGGAGGGGAGGACGAACTGGAAGTAGACGATATCCCCTTTAACGGGAATCTGTGTGGTCATCGCCTCGATATAGAGCGTCTCGCCGGGGTCCCAGTAGTTGTTGGCGTCTTCGAGGATCTCATACCTCCAGGTTCCTCCCTCATCAAGCGTCGCCGCTCGCGTTAACCGTATGAAGTTTCCCCGGCCGCCGAGGAAGACGTCGGCCCTCTGTATGCTGGCATCGGGAACCCTCCCGGTGCCGATGTTCTTCAGCCAGATCTTGGCCGTGTGGCCGGAGCTGCTGGCGTAGGTCGTGACGACCTTTACGTCCGTACTCAACCGTTCGTCCACGTTGTGGGAGGACGACGAGATCGTGCTCGAGAGCGTGTAGATTACCGGGAATACTGCGTTAATGAGGACGCCGGCCGATATGATGGCGGCGATAAGGAACATCGCTGTGGTGAAGGTTTCGCTCGACATCCATCATATCCTGTCCAGCAACTCTATCCAGGCATCACCGGTCTTCTTTTCCTGTGAAGATATCTTTTCGCTGCTCGCTTCCCCTCCATCCCGCCGGGAGAGCATCAGCACCTCGATCATGTCCCTATCGAGTGTGGAGTCGTCGGGGTCGAGGATCCTGTTCAAGATATAGAGTTCCGAGACGAACTCGTTCGGGCCGATCTCCTGCACGTCTCTGCGGGTTTCGGGCGCCATCCTCATGATCTCGCCGATCTGGTCGGAGACCCCTTCGGTGATGTAACCCATCGACCGGTAGGCGTCGATCATGATTGCCATGTGCTCGTGCCCGTACCGGGAGCATCCCCGGTGAACCCACTCGAAGAGCCGGTGAACCTTCTGGAGTTTGAGTTTTCCCGTGGGTTTCGCCTGCGGGAGATCTGCAGTGCGGATCTCCGGGACGCGTGCCTCCCCGAGGTCGGCCGGGAAGAGTTCGCCGCCGTCTAGCCCCTCAACTCCGATGGGCGCCGGAGTGCCGATATTGGCCGGCATCGGATCCAGTTTGGGCAGAGCATCCAGTTCGGGCGTCGTATCGTCCGGCTCCTCATTGTCCGTGGCGTCATAGGGCTGCGCGAACCGGCTCCCTCCGTACGGTACGGTGGCGGTGGTGAACGGGTTGTCCAGTTCGTTCATCCGCTCCCGCAGATCGATGAGCAGCCGTTTGATCGACGTCTTGACGAAGTCCAGTTCCTTCTCGAGGGTGTCGAGACGTGCCTCCGGGTCCTCGCTGGACGCGCCGGAGAGAATTTTATCGATTTGAGCCTGGTCTACCCCCACCATAATAGTGGATTATATCAATGTCATAGTTAATAAAAGTTGCTTGTGTTGATAATTGATTTCCGTTCGCCTTAACGTCTTCTAAACACAATAGTGGATTTTTTCGGGATACGGTTCGTTGGGGCATCTTATCGAGGCCGATGGGTATGGTGGCCGGGCGGCAGCAGCGCCTTACACTGCGCTCGATCGGTTGTAGCCGGTGATTCTCCTTTCAACGATAGACCTGCAGACGATCGTCCCCGACCCTCGGGTACGAGTATGGTTGCTTGCAGGCGACCTCGTACAAATCAGGGTGTGACACCTGGCCCCGGCTGGATGAGCAAGGTTGGTGATAAACATTGGTCTGGTCGGCCTCAAACGGCTCAACGCAAAAAAAAGGTTAGAGGAGTATGTTAATCGTGTTGATAGCGGGGGGGACCGTCCTCTTGATCGGGTAAACGGCACCGGCAGCCGGCTGCAGGTTTACAGAGAACTGCTGGTTCGGGGCGGGGTCCGCGACATGTATGCCCAATACAAACTGCTCGCCCGGCTCAAGGAGCGTGTTGTCGGTCACGTTGTTGTAGAACTCAAGGATTGTCCAGTTGTTGTAATTTGCTGTCTTGAGGTCATCCTCGTCCGCACCAGCCTCCCAGTCCATCTCCTGGCGGGTGTTCTCATCGATGTAGACGACCACCATCTGGGTCACATCAATGGGGGTACCGCCGGCGGTGTTTGCGACTGCAAACTTGATGTACCCAAGGCCACCATCGGTTGTGGTGTTGTTCACGCCATAGACGTTGCCGACGATCTCGATGCTGGAACTTGCCTGGCTCACGCCGGTGTGGACGACCTCCTGGCTCTTCTGGGTTGTGAAGAAGCCGGCGCCGAGTATAACGTACGAGAAGACCGCGGCCACGACGATGAACGCGATCAGGACGATCGCCGCCTCAAGACCGGTGAATGCGTTTTCGTTAAAGTTCTTTCTCATTCTCGTCACCTCAGTAGACCTCATAGAACTTACTCGCTGCCAGATCCGGAGGAGCCACACGGGATACCGGGTAGGAAGCGCCGATATCCGGCTTCACTTCGATGGTGAACCTCTGGTTCTCGCTGATGGTTATGTAGTCTCCAACGGGCACATCAACACGCACCGTC
The genomic region above belongs to Methanoculleus horonobensis and contains:
- the flaJ gene encoding archaellar assembly protein FlaJ, giving the protein MFEDVTERLRAANQGKIPFEEQAKILGDLRSTILENKKMEQDLLLMYTYMAAITTSTVTRPEIFQYTAERFEYIPSRYIAKVQRLVSGWGQNYSNALRAVAERCRNGTLQSMLNRYANSIDSGVPDDDFIGTELSSIRSIYRNSFEQGIELLKKWGDAYIAMLLSGALVAIIIMISVAIYAPDGIESALNSSYFIILAISVFGLFIMYQAVPDDPRTHGLVEICSREQALIRRLERLILPITAAIGLMLILAGANAGIIFLLVGLLLMPLGVIGYIDDANVVNRDNDFSTFIRGLGSIMGGKGITTGDALQEVDRKSLVHLEPFINSVSTKLNLGLDEAGSWKKFIGETGSYLVYKYMNIFRDAVALGGSPDAIGKIVGSSMLEQVLLRRKRDMMVKGFIVLLVPMHGAMIGIFVFLFEILLSMSRAVTEVMSHFEETSAALTGGTSSLGGSMATSLNIFVNFPEDVMRTYVVTILLMLTVANVLAGKIVMGGDRYLYYFFTSLLCVATGAVYIIAPIMVSAFFNIPAFVEV
- a CDS encoding flagellin, whose translation is MSSETFTTAMFLIAAIISAGVLINAVFPVIYTLSSTISSSSHNVDERLSTDVKVVTTYASSSGHTAKIWLKNIGTGRVPDASIQRADVFLGGRGNFIRLTRAATLDEGGTWRYEILEDANNYWDPGETLYIEAMTTQIPVKGDIVYFQFVLPSGLSRSTTFTASD
- a CDS encoding response regulator, which translates into the protein MGRILIVDDTMFMRTLLKNILFSGGHDIVGEAADGAEALAKYQELKPDLVTMDVVMPKMNGIEALKAIKAADPAAKIVMCTAVGQEQMVKLAVKSGARGYIVKPFQAPKVLEEVKNVLSA
- the cheB gene encoding chemotaxis-specific protein-glutamate methyltransferase CheB, whose amino-acid sequence is MIRVLIVDDSLFIRTILRDLLKDSPDIEVVGTAVNGIDALEKISALKPDVVTLDIEMPRMNGLETLEALQDVRAKPKVIVLSTLTSRQADMTHQALRLGADDFMLKPRDVPNVRGIERELIQKIRNLVTLPTIVKSTEVRRDEADAIVLIGSSAGGPPMLDTLLSALPQDLPAAVVVTQHMPEGFTASLAERLNRVSALPVKETGNGDSLDTGTVLISKAGFHTVISGVASGNGKNHGRIIHSTAPRLHAVRPAVDKTFASAARVFGPRTVAVLLSGMGNDGGEGMLAVKTAGGKTMVCAEEDCLVYGMARSALTRDCVDKVVPFEGLAREIARAVGKLEVNHV
- a CDS encoding archaellin/type IV pilin N-terminal domain-containing protein, giving the protein MRKNFNENAFTGLEAAIVLIAFIVVAAVFSYVILGAGFFTTQKSQEVVHTGVSQASSSIEIVGNVYGVNNTTTDGGLGYIKFAVANTAGGTPIDVTQMVVVYIDENTRQEMDWEAGADEDDLKTANYNNWTILEFYNNVTDNTLLEPGEQFVLGIHVADPAPNQQFSVNLQPAAGAVYPIKRTVPPAINTINILL
- a CDS encoding type II/IV secretion system ATPase subunit — protein: MGSALEATVTLPFEPEFIDEGNDCYNNVESCALYRMLPANARDYVKASPHLLEYLHILPVNTVGIPLFLSELKRDLKSMENPNIIYPVNETTFIHIFPDPNDVRNWYIPIEPSFLHSVKEILPVIEEKLIDLIDALDEEPVTQQARVGVLKNFIQQLVYVKRPGEEIDESLLAGGTAKDLAVRIRTFLTSEIGAPKRPQTSGRQELADGRIILTQQEYKALEYMIIRDKIEMGTLKPFLSDRYIEDITCDGVGPIFIEHKIFKGLKSVIGFRDSQELDNFVIKLAERIKQPLTYRNPIVDSTLPDGSRINIVYGTEISKHGSNFTIRKVNEVPLSILQVIESGACDYMMAAYLWICLEYGMSMFVSGETASGKTTTLNALTTFLPPENKIVTIEDTPELTVPHRNWTREVAKAKGKGEGEGSEVTMFDLLKAALRQRPNQILVGEIRGVEGSVAFSAMQTGHPVMSTFHAASVEKLIQRLCGDPINIPKTYVDNLNLVIIQSAVKLPHGGTVRRMLSVNELVGYDPETQGFSFMAAFVWDPATDAFTFTGRGSSFLLENKIATMLGIPENRRADIYDEVDKRAKILERLHKAGYTQFWDLFHMTTKIKKQGLLNIEV
- a CDS encoding chemotaxis protein CheA, with protein sequence MFDEEGYRKLFVEESRENHENIVNNLLALETGDDQQAAIDEIFRSAHTLKGMSASMGFDAMEHLCHSMEDVFSLIRNGRREVTASLTDLLLTCTDAIEGMLDAIEAGGMPSDEQSATLVQELLVFAEEEGEDEQEPPPGEAPPAEAPSAPEGDADDRPLYTLTVAVDPSSTMKDVRAILLLQNLEEIGTIHATTPSRELLEDGKFEGPFEILIESEAGEDALMTIASGTELSFLALSRPQSLPTTPAVIPPAASEGTQKSEPAPEPQVQRVMKAEKSREIKNIRVDIQRLDRMMNLVEDLVINRGRLELIAKKHGIKEFDEALSMVGRSVSDLQNLMMGIRMMPLERIFNRLPRVVRDVANHDGKEVEFTIEGGETELDRSMMDGLSDPLLHLIRNAVNHGIETPDVRESSGKPPKGSLRLMARRDKDNVIIEIEDDGAGIDPEKLRRKGVEKGLMTAETAANATKDELVGLLFEPGFSTAETITDISGRGVGLDVVKKTIESLKGSIKVETKVGKGTKFELVLPPTMAIIDVMMVHINGRRCAIPISNVVEVALTRPEAIHRIGNSEAILLRDQTLPMHRLEDMFGQAGESNTLVVLQNDGRRCCIVVDSVDGQQEVVVKPLSSIAGNCRGISGITIPGDGDVVPVLDVNTMI
- a CDS encoding flagellar protein FlaF, with the translated sequence MSAGPLVASGIGIFLLVVTAYILIGGTLTTTEVMVEAQSNLASYQEVRMRTAIAVQNTTLDGPTLSVEVKNTGSEPVIDVTSIDVYLQIEGEPVYIPYGTDACHWSKVNITPDGIHPAELDPGETLTLSVTCTEDANLTWVQVVTPNGVSSSAYITTGD
- a CDS encoding ATPase domain-containing protein, whose translation is MAMSDDENSSPFEMPDQTILSTGNSELDKKIADGLPLGSLSLIEGENDTGKSVLTQQIIWGALKQGFNVDLFSTENTSKSFLTQMESMSLDVSDYFAWGYLRVFPMHVVGFEWTKEKMQGTLERMITFMEQSKAQVIVIDSLTLFTEYAKQDTVLTFFTNCKNLVDHGKTILVTLHTYAFVEDSLVRIRSICDAHLFMKKALVGGKYVMMLEVVKVRGARKTTGNIISFEVHPGYGIKIIPVSVAKV
- a CDS encoding CheF family chemotaxis protein, giving the protein MKSVPVKVEHEGKWVPTTMGIAEDRFRIDAPLNQEIPYKSVVDLEEKKNQVLITVGADGEAVYRIASVEKVLLVLKKFIITQASAYRLNAFFMSPAIRGGVLVQNAQWEKGAITVMKTGIWFTSPEKQVCIPLEEVTGIELTSREIQEKNLDVVKIDHLIENELVTSFVLCPLTTLQVLYNFLKEATHDTETREEIDPLTGQVAMLVYSGMDSSAIENMLKLSHKELDAIYENLLGSGLAEVLYVRKEVQLTPKGVRYISESVKSPLD